A window of Yoonia sp. SS1-5 genomic DNA:
TTGGCCATCGCTGTGCTGAAAGGGGCCGTCGCCTGTCATTCTGGCATGGCGACCTTTGCGGAAGCGGGGGTTGCCGCAGGCTAGCTTGCCTTGCGGTCACTTGATTGTTCGCGCGCGGCCAATGCGGTTTCCAGCTCATTATTGAGTTCTTTGGCCCGCGCCACATATTCCGGTATTTCGGCAACGGGGACGCCGGGCTTCCACAGCTCGGCCAATTCGCGCATGGCGGTGCGATCATGCTGGTAAAAGAACTGTTCGGCCTCCGCCGCTTCGAAATCCGACAGGCCCAGATTTTCCAGCGCATAGCGTCCCGCGCGCAGCGAACTGTCGAACATTTCCCGCACGATGTCGTTGGCGCCAGCGTTATAAAGCTCGTAGACATGCACACGGTCGCGGGCGCGGGCCACAATATGAAGATCGGGGCGGGCGCGCCGGGCATACGCGACGATCCGGTTGGCTGAGTTCTTGTCATCAACGGCGACAACCAGAACCCTGGCGTCTTCCAACCCTGCCGCATTCAGCAGATCGGGCCGGGTCGGGTCACCAAAAAAGCCCCGATATCCAAATTTGCGCATCATTTGAACGGTCTGCAGGTTGCTGTCGATCACCACGGTCGAAAAACCCGCACTTTGGACCAGCCGGTTAACGATCTGGCCGAACCGGCCAATCCCGGCAATGATCACGGTTCCTTTCTCGTCCACCTCATCCTCGGGGTGCTGGGCGTGATCCCCCATGCGTTTGCCCAGAACGTCATGCAGGATGAACAAGAGCGGGGTGATCAGCATTGACAGCGCGACCACCAGCAGCAGCGTCCCTGACAGACCCGGCGACAGGACCCCCTGTTGCACCGAAAAAGAGATCAGCACAAAACCGAACTCACCCGCCTGGGCCAGACCAAGGGTAAACAGCCAGCGGTCCTTGCCCTTTAGTTTGAACAGTACCGCCAGCCCGAACAGGACCAGCCCCTTGATCAGCATCATGCCCAGGGTCAGGCTAATCAGATAAAGCGGTGCCTCGAACAGCAACGCAAAGTTGATCCCGGCACCAACGGTGATGAAGAACAGCCCAAGCAAAAGACCCTTGAACGGTTCAAGGTCGCTTTCCAACTCGTGCCGAAATTCCGAGTTCGCCAGAACAACACCGGCAAGGAACGTCCCCAGCGCCGGGGACAGGCCAACCAGCCCCATCAGAACGGCGATGGACACCACCATCAAAAGCGCCAATGCGGTATACATCTCGCGCAGGCGGGCATGGTGGATGTAGCGAAACACCGGCCGGGTCAGAAAAATACCCGTCAGGATGACCAGACCAACGGCGCCAAGGGTCACAAGCGTCACGCCCCACCCCGGCAGGCCTTCAACGAGGCTGAGGCTTGCATGTGCCGTGTCGTGCCCATCCGTGATCCGTTCAACAGACCCATCTGCCGTGATCCGCATCGCGACGGGGGCTGCAAGCAGCGGCAGAAAGGCCAGCATCGGGATGACGGCAATGTCCTGCGTCAACAGGACGGAAAATGTCGATCTGCCGCCGGCGGTCTGCATCAACCCTTTTTCGGACAGGGTTTGCAGCACGATGGCGGTTGAAGACAGCGCAATGACAAAACCGATGGCCAGTGACGTCGCCCAATCATAGCCAAGCAGCATCGCAGCCAGCATGATAGCTGTTGTTGTCACGCTGACCTGCAGACCGCCCAAGCCAATCAGCCGGTCGCGCATGTTCCACAACGCGCGCGGTTCAAGCTCTAGCCCGATCAGGAACAGCATCATCACCACGCCAAATTCGGCAAAATGCTGGATATCAACTGTTTCCGTGCCGACCAGGCCGGTTATCGGGCCAATGACGATCCCGGCCAATAGATAGCCAAGCACTGACCCAAGCCCTAACCGGGCGGCCAGCGGGACGGCAATGACCGCAGCACCCAGATAGATTGTCGCCTGAAAAAGAAAGCTTTCCATAATCTTATATCGCAGCCTTGAACCACCGGCGCAACGTGGCAAACCGCGCCTGCGGCTTCAAATAGCCGCCTTTTGTAAACAAAGGATGGCGCGTTCCCGCCCGATCAAACGGGCAATGGCGCGTCGGGTTTGACCCGCTCCATCACGATCTGGCTTTGAACCCTGCTGACCGCTGGATGCGGCAGCAGGACCTGCTGGACCAGCAGGTTCAATGCGGCAAGATCTGCACAATAGACCCGCAACAGGTAGTCCGCCTCGCCCGTCAGGGTCCAGGCGCCGACGATATCCGGGCGCGTGCGGGTCATGCGCACAAAATCTTGTGCATTCTGCGCTGTATGCGTGGCCATCACGATCTGGATAAAGGCCTGCACACGCAGCCCGACCTTTTCCGGCGACAGATAGGCGCGGTAGCCGGCGATGATCCCTTCTGTTTCCAGCCGTTGCCGCCGGCGCCCAGCCTGGGATGGGGACATGTTCAATGCCTCGCCAAGACCATGCGCAGTGATGGTTGAGTCGCGCTGCAGGGCAGCCAACAGTTTCAAATCAATCGGGTCGAGTTCCATGCGGATATCGCGCGCTTTCGGCTTCAATAATGCGCAATACTCGCATATTTTGTCCGATACTTCTACAAGTTTGCTCAACTTCGCCGGAAATCACGCGCTATGATCCCCCTAACAAGAGGAGATGACACCATGGGACCTTTTCCACATGACGCGCCAAAGGCGACAATCACCGATGAGAATCCGGCAGGCACTGACGGGTTTGAATTTGTCGAATTCGCCCATCCCGAGCCCGAAACCCTGCGCGACCTGTTCACCAAAATGGGCTACACGCATACCGCGACGCACAAGACCAAGGATATTCAGCTTTGGCAGCAGGGCGATATTACCTATGTGATCAATAACGAATCGGGCAGTCATGCCCGCGAATTTGTCGCGCAGCATGGCCCATGTGCGCCATCCATGGGATGGCGGGTTGTTGATGCCCAGCATGCTTTTGACCATGCCGTCAGCAAAGGGGCCGTTCCCTATGAAGGGGATGGCAAGATGATGGATGTCCCGGCCATTCAGGGCATCGGCGGTAGCCTGATCTATTTCATCGACCAGTATTACGAGGCGAACCCGTATAACACCGCGTTCAACTGGGTCTCCAAGGCGCATCCCGGCGGCGTCGGCTTTCATTATCTCGACCACCTGACCCATAATGTTCACAAGGGGAACATGGATACCTGGTTCAAATTCTACGGGGACCTGTTCAATTTCAAGGAAATCCGTTTCTTCGATATTGAGGGCAAGTTCACCGGGCTTTTGTCGCGGGCGCTGACATCACCGTGTGGGCGGATCCGTATTCCGATCAACGAAGACCGGGGCGAGACCGGGCAGATCGTGGAATACCTGCGTCGCTACAATGGGGAAGGTATTCAGCATATCGCCGTCGGCGCGCATGACCTTTACGCCGCAACCGACGAGATCGCCGAACGCGGTATCAAGTTCATGCCCAAGCCACCCGAGGCCTATTACGATCTCAGCTATGACCGCGTGGTCGGCCATGACGAGCCCAAGGACCGGATGATGAAACACGGCATCCTGATCGACGGCGAGGGTGTGGTTGATGGGGGCGAGACCCGCATCCTGCTGCAGATATTCTCGAAAACCGTGATTGGGCCGATCTTCTTTGAATTCATTCAACGTAAGGGCGATGACGGATTTGGCGAAGGAAACTTCAAGGCATTGTTCGAAAGTATCGAAGCTGATCAGATCGAACGGGGTGTGCTGAAGGCAGGTTAACCCGAGGGGATCTGGATCGCATAGGTGCGACCGCGCTTGACGTAGTTCAGCGCGTCGTCACCGATGGCGGTCACCTGACCCCCATCAAGTTGGCTGCCGACCTGCACACGCACGTAACGCCCATTTGAAAGCCGCACCAGCGCGCGTCGCGCATTTGGCCGCCCATAGACCCCAATCAGATTGATGTCGCGCAGCCTGATCGCATCTTCGAGTGTTGCGGCCCGTGCTACGCCACCCGGAACGGGCGCAAAGTCGCGTGGGGCGACGGGTGCCGCTGCTGCAGGTTGCTGTACAGGCGGTGGGGCGGGCGTTGCCACGACGGCCGCTGTGCTGGCTTGTTGTGGTGCCGCACTGGGACGTGGCTGTGCGGCTGCAACGACCTGGGCAAAATTGCGCGGCCGCGTGTTTGGGCGGCGTGACTGCGTGACCGCACTGGCCGTTGCATCAACAAAGTCTGTTGCTGCGGTTTCTTCCTCGATCGAGGCGATGATCGAGGTGATATCGGGATTGCTTGGCAAGGCCGATGGCGTGGTCAGCCCCTCAGGCCGCAACCGGGGGCGCAATGTCGCCAATGTGGGATCGGCCGGTGGCAGGTCAGTCGCGT
This region includes:
- a CDS encoding cation:proton antiporter is translated as MESFLFQATIYLGAAVIAVPLAARLGLGSVLGYLLAGIVIGPITGLVGTETVDIQHFAEFGVVMMLFLIGLELEPRALWNMRDRLIGLGGLQVSVTTTAIMLAAMLLGYDWATSLAIGFVIALSSTAIVLQTLSEKGLMQTAGGRSTFSVLLTQDIAVIPMLAFLPLLAAPVAMRITADGSVERITDGHDTAHASLSLVEGLPGWGVTLVTLGAVGLVILTGIFLTRPVFRYIHHARLREMYTALALLMVVSIAVLMGLVGLSPALGTFLAGVVLANSEFRHELESDLEPFKGLLLGLFFITVGAGINFALLFEAPLYLISLTLGMMLIKGLVLFGLAVLFKLKGKDRWLFTLGLAQAGEFGFVLISFSVQQGVLSPGLSGTLLLVVALSMLITPLLFILHDVLGKRMGDHAQHPEDEVDEKGTVIIAGIGRFGQIVNRLVQSAGFSTVVIDSNLQTVQMMRKFGYRGFFGDPTRPDLLNAAGLEDARVLVVAVDDKNSANRIVAYARRARPDLHIVARARDRVHVYELYNAGANDIVREMFDSSLRAGRYALENLGLSDFEAAEAEQFFYQHDRTAMRELAELWKPGVPVAEIPEYVARAKELNNELETALAAREQSSDRKAS
- a CDS encoding Lrp/AsnC family transcriptional regulator; translated protein: MELDPIDLKLLAALQRDSTITAHGLGEALNMSPSQAGRRRQRLETEGIIAGYRAYLSPEKVGLRVQAFIQIVMATHTAQNAQDFVRMTRTRPDIVGAWTLTGEADYLLRVYCADLAALNLLVQQVLLPHPAVSRVQSQIVMERVKPDAPLPV
- the hppD gene encoding 4-hydroxyphenylpyruvate dioxygenase; translated protein: MGPFPHDAPKATITDENPAGTDGFEFVEFAHPEPETLRDLFTKMGYTHTATHKTKDIQLWQQGDITYVINNESGSHAREFVAQHGPCAPSMGWRVVDAQHAFDHAVSKGAVPYEGDGKMMDVPAIQGIGGSLIYFIDQYYEANPYNTAFNWVSKAHPGGVGFHYLDHLTHNVHKGNMDTWFKFYGDLFNFKEIRFFDIEGKFTGLLSRALTSPCGRIRIPINEDRGETGQIVEYLRRYNGEGIQHIAVGAHDLYAATDEIAERGIKFMPKPPEAYYDLSYDRVVGHDEPKDRMMKHGILIDGEGVVDGGETRILLQIFSKTVIGPIFFEFIQRKGDDGFGEGNFKALFESIEADQIERGVLKAG